The region AACAAATGGAGGAGCTCTGCAGCAAGGTATCTGAACTAACTGTTACATATTAACATGAACCTCCCTATATATTTCTGCTTTCTATGAAGTATAAGAACCTATAGAGTAGTGTAGTATAAAAAGTCCTACTAAGAATTAATGAATGTAAATAAAAACCTGACCAAACATCCAATATGTACTCCATCTTACAACTCTTTAAATCTTGTACTAAAAGAATAACACTATTGAGATTAGTTTTTATAGATGTATACAAAAGGTGAAAAGCTGACCAAACATTAAATGTATTCAAAGACCCTTCAAGTGCTGGTCTGATTAGTTAGGCTTAGCTTGCAGGGATTTTATTAAGTGTGAAAGTACTGGGAGCTATATGAATTATTAATTGTATGATCAGTTCTAATCTTCTATCATTTCAATCATTCACATATTGTAATAAATAAAGAGCCAAATTCTGTTTTACTGTTTTGTATTGGCAGGAACGTCATCTTGGAGATGTCAACAAACAGCTGAAAATCAAGGTTTCTTTTAAATTGTCTTTGGTACTCATTATCCCTATGAATTTAACATGTGTAGACCTGTGGTAGTGTATTTGCTATTTTTAGTGACAAGTAGTAACTTTTTGATTGTTTTGAAAAATGCAGAAAAAGTCAGGAGAAAGAGTCAGGAGGACAAGAGTATAGGGGTGCTCCTGcatttggattttgaaaattgAAATAATTATGTAACTTTAGATACTTGGGTATCATGTAACATGGATCACTAAAGATCCTTGTTTTATCATTCAGGAGTGTTTCACTTACCACTTTGAACTTGGATTTGCTTTTGCGTTTGATGTAATAAAATCATAAAAGTATACGTTGTTGGAATTATGCTTAGGAA is a window of Apium graveolens cultivar Ventura chromosome 11, ASM990537v1, whole genome shotgun sequence DNA encoding:
- the LOC141698569 gene encoding uncharacterized protein LOC141698569 isoform X7: MAFIEWEGKSCEPQTGKESKEKDTSVALKAMAEQMEELCSKERHLGDVNKQLKIKVSFKLSLKKSGERVRRTRV